From Actinomycetes bacterium, one genomic window encodes:
- a CDS encoding sugar ABC transporter substrate-binding protein, producing the protein MSIFRKLSTIIALIVAVAMVVTVFAGCAQEVTPAEESAEEAPAEEPAGEEPAEEPAGEPAEEEPASDLAGTQITVIFPKHEMDTVGIFEQQTREFTELTGIEVELIQAEWDRVKDKVIPEMAASGSAYDVIELDNSWVTQFVNADWVVPLNEYASEEWISGLAEGAVGIFSVQDDLYGIPWNHDIRFFIYNRQMLDDAGIAEPPRTFDEMIEQSKTIMDAGLAEYGIAGFWSRGMHLSNATHGNVWAHGGNFFNEEGNPTFLEDPAVAEGLDYMYNILNVDEIADPASLTYVQEDSMNVFISGRTAFFPQAWPGLVSESNNPDSSAIVGQVEVASWVLGKTEETQATMSLPEALAIPKTSQNKEAAWEYIKFITGKEKDKERSLEIGSLPVWTESFGDEELTEIYPYWSNLQDVLPYARAYPRIDWVGEWVNSVEIQVQSVLTDEKTTEQALEDLNAEIQGNLQ; encoded by the coding sequence ATGTCAATATTTAGAAAATTGAGCACAATAATCGCATTAATAGTGGCAGTAGCAATGGTAGTAACCGTTTTTGCCGGTTGCGCCCAGGAAGTTACTCCTGCCGAAGAATCTGCTGAAGAGGCCCCGGCTGAAGAGCCTGCAGGCGAAGAACCAGCAGAAGAACCTGCGGGAGAACCTGCAGAAGAAGAACCTGCCAGCGATCTGGCTGGTACGCAAATTACAGTCATATTTCCCAAACATGAGATGGATACTGTGGGGATATTTGAGCAACAGACCAGGGAATTTACAGAATTAACCGGAATTGAGGTAGAATTAATTCAAGCAGAATGGGATAGAGTAAAAGATAAGGTAATACCCGAAATGGCTGCGAGTGGTTCTGCCTATGATGTCATTGAACTAGATAATTCCTGGGTTACCCAATTTGTAAATGCTGATTGGGTAGTTCCCTTAAATGAATATGCCTCAGAAGAATGGATTTCCGGTTTGGCCGAAGGAGCAGTAGGCATATTCTCTGTACAGGATGATCTTTATGGTATCCCCTGGAACCATGACATTAGATTTTTCATATACAACAGGCAAATGTTAGATGATGCAGGAATAGCTGAACCGCCAAGAACTTTTGATGAGATGATAGAGCAATCTAAAACTATAATGGATGCAGGACTTGCAGAATATGGGATTGCCGGCTTCTGGTCAAGAGGAATGCATCTTTCTAATGCAACTCATGGTAACGTTTGGGCTCATGGCGGTAATTTCTTTAATGAAGAAGGAAATCCTACCTTTCTTGAAGACCCAGCTGTTGCTGAGGGGCTAGACTACATGTACAATATATTAAATGTAGATGAAATTGCTGATCCTGCCTCACTGACCTATGTTCAGGAAGACTCAATGAATGTATTTATATCAGGCAGAACAGCATTTTTCCCACAGGCATGGCCAGGACTGGTAAGCGAGTCTAATAACCCGGACAGCTCGGCAATAGTAGGACAAGTTGAAGTTGCTTCCTGGGTTTTAGGAAAAACTGAGGAAACCCAGGCAACCATGTCCTTACCAGAAGCTCTTGCCATACCTAAGACTTCACAGAACAAAGAAGCTGCTTGGGAGTATATAAAGTTCATAACCGGCAAGGAAAAAGATAAGGAAAGAAGCTTAGAGATAGGATCATTGCCAGTGTGGACAGAAAGTTTTGGAGATGAAGAGCTTACTGAAATATATCCTTACTGGTCCAACCTTCAGGATGTTCTTCCCTATGCAAGGGCATATCCAAGAATTGACTGGGTAGGAGAATGGGTTAATTCTGTAGAAATTCAGGTACAATCTGTGCTTACTGATGAGAAAACTACAGAGCAGGCATTAGAAGACTTGAACGCGGAAATACAGGGTAACCTACAATAA
- a CDS encoding sugar ABC transporter permease — MGNRISTFASKKTFFYALILPASIIILLVLIIPIAYSLYVSFTDLVLYKPNAQQFIGLKNYLEVLKDKYFWGSMWRTIYFVMGTVSAEIVIGILISLVLNQKFKGRTVLRGLVLLPWVIPGVVNGVMWKWIFNANYGALNAFLHQLHIIDSYQVWLQNPFIALNLIMLANVWKETPVVIIMVLAFFQTIPSQLYEAASIDGASPFSKFRWVTLPLVVPVLVTTFIIKAVWAIREFELIYIITKGGPQAGTTLVNYYIYQQTFKFLNFGYGSAIAYIVTILTAILAVIFIRRNILSSVS; from the coding sequence TTGGGAAACAGAATTTCGACATTTGCTTCCAAAAAAACATTTTTCTATGCATTGATTCTACCTGCTTCTATAATCATATTGTTGGTTTTGATAATTCCCATAGCATATTCTTTATATGTAAGCTTTACTGACCTGGTGTTATATAAACCTAATGCCCAGCAATTTATTGGTTTGAAAAATTACCTGGAAGTACTAAAAGATAAGTACTTCTGGGGGTCAATGTGGAGAACTATTTATTTTGTGATGGGTACTGTATCTGCAGAAATTGTAATAGGAATACTTATAAGTCTGGTTCTTAATCAGAAGTTTAAAGGAAGAACAGTATTGAGGGGATTGGTTTTGTTGCCATGGGTCATCCCCGGAGTAGTAAATGGTGTTATGTGGAAATGGATTTTTAATGCTAATTACGGTGCACTTAATGCTTTTTTACACCAGTTACATATTATAGACTCATATCAGGTCTGGCTTCAGAATCCCTTCATAGCTCTTAATCTGATAATGCTGGCTAATGTGTGGAAGGAAACTCCGGTAGTAATTATAATGGTGCTTGCATTCTTTCAGACTATACCTTCACAGCTTTATGAAGCGGCAAGCATCGATGGGGCATCTCCTTTTTCAAAGTTCAGGTGGGTTACTTTGCCATTGGTAGTACCAGTCTTAGTAACCACTTTTATAATCAAGGCGGTCTGGGCGATTAGAGAATTTGAACTTATATATATAATAACCAAAGGCGGTCCTCAGGCTGGTACGACGCTGGTTAATTACTATATATATCAACAAACTTTTAAATTCTTAAATTTTGGTTATGGTTCAGCTATAGCTTATATAGTGACTATACTAACTGCGATACTGGCAGTTATTTTTATAAGAAGAAATATATTAAGTTCGGTAAGCTAG
- a CDS encoding carbohydrate ABC transporter permease, giving the protein MTNLKARYIGFRILLYVLIAIIVLWVLAPFAWMVISSISTRADLLEKPLGWIPEKINLDGYKKIILGGSMATRAAREFKGTAFNSFLVSVFATLISIGFGSMAAYSFSRLRSRGMRLTFTIMMLSYMLPPISLAIPLYILLSKLQILDNIGTLVFVYCSFNLPLATWFMKEFFDGIPVDLEEAAQIDGCSRLKSLWKIVMPLSAPGIASTAIFIFVISWNEFFFALLYTTTMASKTLPVLVGEFSSKFTTDFSMMATAGVLASIIPIALALFFQKYIIQGLTAGGVKE; this is encoded by the coding sequence GTGACAAATTTAAAAGCAAGATATATCGGATTTAGAATATTATTGTATGTATTAATAGCAATTATAGTTTTATGGGTATTAGCGCCATTTGCCTGGATGGTTATTTCCAGCATATCTACCAGGGCGGATCTTTTAGAGAAACCTTTGGGCTGGATCCCTGAAAAAATTAATCTGGATGGCTATAAAAAAATAATATTGGGTGGTTCTATGGCCACAAGAGCAGCCAGAGAATTTAAAGGTACTGCATTCAACAGTTTTCTGGTAAGTGTTTTTGCTACACTTATAAGCATCGGATTTGGATCTATGGCCGCTTATTCATTTTCCAGGCTCAGGTCCAGGGGAATGCGGTTAACCTTTACTATAATGATGCTATCTTATATGTTACCGCCAATATCGTTAGCTATTCCTTTATATATTTTACTATCCAAGCTGCAGATATTAGATAATATAGGAACCCTTGTATTTGTATACTGCTCATTTAATCTTCCCCTGGCCACCTGGTTTATGAAAGAATTTTTTGATGGCATACCGGTGGATCTGGAAGAGGCTGCCCAGATAGATGGCTGTTCCAGGCTGAAAAGTTTATGGAAAATAGTGATGCCTTTAAGTGCTCCCGGTATTGCTTCTACAGCAATCTTTATTTTTGTAATTTCATGGAATGAATTCTTTTTTGCTTTATTATATACAACCACCATGGCCTCCAAGACTTTACCGGTATTGGTGGGTGAGTTTTCGAGTAAGTTTACTACTGATTTTAGCATGATGGCTACAGCAGGAGTTTTGGCCAGCATAATACCTATAGCACTGGCACTGTTTTTCCAAAAATATATTATACAAGGCTTAACTGCTGGCGGAGTAAAAGAATAA